A region from the Streptosporangium sp. NBC_01756 genome encodes:
- the hisF gene encoding imidazole glycerol phosphate synthase subunit HisF, with amino-acid sequence MSVAVRVIPCLDVDAGRVVKGVNFENLRDAGDPVELARRYDAEGADELTFLDITASSSDRSTMYDVVRRTAEQVFIPLTVGGGVRAVEDVDRLLRAGADKVGLNTAAIARPELLTEASQRYGAQCIVLSVDARRVVDGPATPSGFEVTTHGGRRGTGIDAVEWARRGEELGVGEILLNSMDGDGTRHGYDLEMIRAVRAAVSVPVIASGGAGELEDFPPAVEAGADAVLAASVFHFGQLRIGEVKDALRAAGHPVR; translated from the coding sequence ATGAGTGTCGCGGTACGAGTGATCCCCTGCCTGGATGTGGATGCCGGGCGGGTCGTCAAGGGTGTCAACTTCGAGAATCTCCGCGATGCGGGGGATCCGGTCGAGCTGGCCCGGCGTTATGACGCCGAGGGGGCGGACGAGTTGACGTTTCTCGACATCACGGCCTCCAGTTCCGATCGGTCGACGATGTATGACGTGGTGCGGCGGACGGCCGAGCAGGTGTTCATTCCGCTGACCGTCGGCGGGGGGGTGCGTGCGGTCGAGGATGTGGACCGGCTGCTGCGCGCGGGGGCGGACAAGGTGGGGTTGAACACCGCGGCGATCGCCCGGCCGGAGTTGCTGACCGAGGCGTCGCAGCGCTATGGCGCGCAGTGCATCGTTTTGTCGGTGGACGCCCGCCGGGTGGTCGACGGTCCGGCGACGCCGTCCGGGTTCGAGGTGACGACTCATGGGGGCCGCCGAGGGACGGGCATCGACGCGGTGGAGTGGGCCCGCCGGGGTGAGGAGCTGGGGGTGGGGGAGATCCTGCTCAACTCCATGGACGGTGACGGCACCCGGCACGGTTATGACCTGGAGATGATCCGGGCGGTCCGGGCGGCCGTGTCGGTTCCGGTGATCGCCAGTGGTGGGGCGGGGGAGCTGGAGGATTTCCCGCCTGCGGTGGAGGCGGGTGCGGACGCGGTGCTGGCGGCGTCGGTGTTCCATTTCGGGCAGTTGCGGATCGGCGAGGTGAAGGACGCGCTGCGCGCGGCGGGGCATCCGGTGCGCTGA
- a CDS encoding type II toxin-antitoxin system HicA family toxin gives MRHDDGRVVSVPVHSGRDMPKGTLRNILSLVGITVDELTDLL, from the coding sequence ATGCGCCATGACGACGGCCGGGTGGTGAGCGTTCCCGTTCACTCTGGCCGGGATATGCCCAAGGGAACGTTGCGGAACATCCTGTCCCTGGTAGGTATCACCGTGGACGAACTCACTGATCTGTTGTAG
- a CDS encoding RidA family protein has protein sequence MGGNAVAHCSGARVFSGGVWEERYGYARAVVAGPWVLVSGCTATVEGEVQHVGDAYRQALTAFGIALDAVEKAGLSRRDVVRVRYFVVDDAHYDEVGRAHAELFGDVRPVCTGVRVAGLIDPRMLVEAEVEAYRE, from the coding sequence TTGGGGGGGAACGCGGTGGCTCACTGCTCGGGCGCCCGGGTGTTCAGCGGTGGTGTCTGGGAGGAGCGGTACGGCTATGCCCGTGCGGTGGTGGCGGGTCCGTGGGTGCTGGTCTCGGGGTGCACCGCCACCGTCGAGGGTGAGGTGCAGCATGTCGGCGACGCCTACCGGCAGGCGTTGACCGCCTTCGGCATCGCGCTGGACGCGGTGGAGAAGGCGGGGCTGTCCCGCCGCGACGTGGTCCGGGTCCGTTACTTCGTGGTCGACGATGCCCATTACGACGAGGTCGGCCGGGCGCACGCCGAGCTGTTCGGTGACGTCCGTCCGGTGTGCACCGGGGTGCGGGTGGCTGGTCTGATCGATCCGCGCATGCTTGTCGAGGCCGAGGTCGAGGCATACCGTGAGTGA